From a region of the Sphaerodactylus townsendi isolate TG3544 linkage group LG16, MPM_Stown_v2.3, whole genome shotgun sequence genome:
- the RPL22 gene encoding 60S ribosomal protein L22 yields the protein MAPAKKLATKGGKKKKQVLKFTLDCTHPVEDGIMDAANFEQFLQERIKVNGKAGNLGGGVVTIERSKSKITVTSEVPFSKRYLKYLTKKYLKKNNLRDWLRVVANSKESYELRYFQINQDEEEEEEED from the exons ATGGCGCCTGCG AAGAAGCTTGCCACGAAGGGcggcaagaagaagaagcaggttTTGAAATTCACCTTAGACTGTACCCACCCGGTAGAAGATGGCATCATGGATGCAGCCAACTTT GAGCAGTTCCTCCAGGAGCGCATCAAGGTGAATGGGAAGGCTGGCAACCTAGGTGGGGGCGTGGTGACCATCGAGAGGAGCAAAAGCAAGATCACCGTCACCTCCGAGGTCCCCTTCTCCAAGAG gtatctgAAGTACCTCACTAAGAAATACCTGAAGAAGAACAATTTGCGCGACTGGCTGCGTGTGGTTGCCAATAGCAAGGAGAGCTATGAGCTGCGATACTTCCAGATCAAccaggatgaagaggaggaggaagaggaagattaa